ATTTTCTAAAGTCATTCAGCTGGTGGAGACACTTCAACTGAAACCCAAGCTTTCTAGATAATCACATTGACCTCACCTCTTCATTCACAAGCCTcattggggagaaaaaaaaaaacaacaacaacaacaactggggctgataCTGTGGTTTAGTAggtataggagtgctggttcaagtcctggtctaGCTTCTGATCTAgccttctgctatggcttgggaaagcagcggaagatggcccaagtgcttgggcccctgcacccacgtgggagaccccggaagaagctcctggctcctgattgacCCTGCTCTTGCcgttcagccatttggggagtgaaccagcaggtggaagacctctctctctgtctcttcctctctctgtaactatgcctctaaAGCATattagtaaatctttaaaaataaaaaacggACTTGTTTTTTCATTCCTGGTGTGCAGTGGTCATGGATGGTGGACAGTCACGGAGCCCACACGCTGtgaaagctcttggctcttggtcaGACTGCCCAGAGGATGGACCAGAGCACAGCTTCACACaggcattttgaaaataaagttccaggccggtgccacggctcaatcaGCTaatccgcctgaggcaccagcaccccgggttctagtcccggtcagggcgccggattctgtcccggttgctcctcttccagtccagctctctgctgtgcccagggagtgcagtggaggatggcccaagtcttctggtccctgcgcccgcatggaagaccagaagcacctggttcctgacttcggatcagcgcaccagccgcagcggccattgtggggtgaaccaacaaaaatggaagacctttctctctgtctctctctctctgtccactctgcctgtcaaaaataaataaagaaaattaaaaaaagaaaagaaaagaaagttccaGAGAAACAAAAGCTGTTTCAGGAAGAGACTGGGACACCAGGGCACCCAAAGAGTAGAGTAGCTGATGCCCCTCTGTAAGGGCCACTAGGGCTCTCACAGTGGGGGGAGTGGCATCCGCCATGTAGTGGCTGCCATGGCTTCATTTCCCAAGAAACGCATCATGCCAGCCATCACTGGCTTCAGTCTCTTCCGGCTCTCTATGGACCAGTACCTGATGCAAACTGAGCTCTTCTCTAGGATCAATATTCATTGACTTGTTCTAACTGCCACCAATGAAGCAGTCtttaccataaaaaaaaaaaaaaaaaaaaaaaagcacctattGAGTCAGTTTCCTCTTTAAGCTTATTGCAGGATCATCAGTCTTTGTATGCTGTCTCTTCTGACCACACCCTCTTCTGCTATCATCCAGCTTTTCTCTTGTACCCTTCTGCTCCACTAAAACTGCTATCTCAAAGACTGGCCAGCTGCCAAATGCACGGATGTTTTCATCAGTCCATATCCTTCTCAATCTCTCCTGTCCATGGCTTTTGATTCTAATATACTCATTCATATCTCTCAATCACATTTTTCAGGCACGAAGAAACACTCAAAAGCCAGAAAGGACAAGAAGGACAGATTTGACAGCATGAAAATTAATAAGTtctgagggcagtgctgtggcacaacgggttaaagccctggcctgaagcgtcagcatcccatatgggcgctggttctagtcccagctgctcctcttcccatccaggtctctgctatggcctgggaaagcagtagaagatggcccaagtgcttgggcccctgcacctacgttggagacctggaagaagctcctgactcctaactttggattggcacagctctggccgttgcagtcatctggggagtgaaccagcggatggaggacctctctctgtctctacctctctctgtaactctgtctttcaaataaataaaataaatcttttaaaatttttgataagtTCTGTATTCAAAGCacaattaacaaaattaaaaacacaaagaaaaactataaaaactTGTAATGTTGAAAGAGTTAAAAATCTGGATTATAAGGAGCTGTTACAAATGATTGAATCTTTATAGCTCATTTAGAAAAAGAACCCCAACAGAAAAATTGTCAGAATGTATAAAAAGGCattatctgggccggcgccgcgactcactaggctaatcctccgccttgcggcgccagcacactgggttctagtcctggtcggggcgccggattctgtcccggttgcccctcttccaggccagctctctgctgtggccagggagtgcagtggaggatggcccaagtgcttgggccctgcaccccatgggagaccaggagaagtacctggctcctggcttcggatcagcgtggtgcgccggccgcagcggccattggagggtctctctctcactgtccactctgcctgtcaaaaaaaaattttttttaatgtaaatctTGGGGCCACTGcagtgttgtagtgggtaaagctgctgcctgtagtgctggcatcccatatggacactggtttgagtcccagctgcttgggcccctgcacccgtgtgggagacctggaagaagctcccggctcctgacttcggattggcgaagctccggtcatttgaaccagcagatggaagacctctctctgtctctctctgcctctgcctctctttctctgcctttcaaataaataaatattaaaaaaaaaaaaaaacataagtatttaaaaaagaaatacaagttaaaataatgtaataatattTTGCTACCAGATTAGTAAAAAATAtgcagataaaaaataaaacagatggaCATATACTGTAGCATTGATGGGTACATGGTCAcatattaacagaataaaataCTACATGGAAATGAGATTGATGAACTGAAATATAAAACCATAGATAATCTCATAAATGTAGTGTTGAGtgaaaaaaagatgcaaaaaaaatacattctataTTTCTATTTGTAGAAAGTTACAAAGCTAACATGTAATTTGAGCTGTCAGAAGAAAGAGGGGCAGTGAAGGATTAACCAGAAGGCAGGCAGGAGCCTCTAGGGAGCAGCTCCTGATCTTGACCTGCTGAGAAAATTCATTGAGCTGTCTGTCAGGTTTCCCTACTTTTCTGAATGGATGTTAAACCTCAACAATTTCTCATGAACTTGGGAAGTGAGAATTCTCATATACTCATGGTGGGTATAAATCTTGGAAGACATTTGCTCCACATCCAAAGTGTAAATGTCTCTCCTAAGAATTTACCCTAGGGAAACACTAGAAAAAGTACAAACAGTAGTGTAAATGATGTATACACTCTTCATATTATCCCTATGCCTAACAATAGGACATCTACACAATTTTACACAAGTGTTAAAAGAGGATAGGTTGACTATTGTAAGAAacgtgctgaggccggcgccgcggctcaataggctaatcctccacctagcggcgccagcacaccgggttctagtcccggtcggggcgctggattctgtcccagttgccgcccctcttccaggccagctctctgctgtggcctgggaatgcagtagaggatggcccaagcacccatggtgctgccttcggatcagcgtggtgcgccggccgcagcggccattggagggtgaaccaacagcaaaggaagaccttcctctctgtctctctctctcactatccactctgcctgtcaaaaaaaaaaaaaaaaaaaaaaaaaaaaaaaaaaaaaaaaagaaaagaaaaagaaagaaacgtgCTGGATATTGGATGAATGGATAGCATGATCCCATGTACAAAAATATTACAAGTTTAAGTCTCTATAAACAAAGAAAAGTCTGGAATATGAACCAGTTATCAATGGTGGTTTTCTCAACTGTGACAATGGTTAGATTATGTATTTTTCTCCATATCATTTGATAGGATTATGATCCTCAGAAAATCAGTTCTTTCCATAGGAGACTGGGGGAACATTCTCCAAACCGCATTCTTAGCTCTGTTCTTTACTCTCTCCAGGAAAAGTCCTTCCCaccattccccccacccccacaactcCCTCCTCCAGGGATTTTTTCTGAACTCACATCTCCCAGCCCTGGGATCTGGATCATTATCCAGTACCCAACGCAATGCATGGAAGTCATCTGTTGGtccatcttccttttttaaagggCAGACTTTATTGCCCATCTCTGGATTCTCAAGGCCATACAGCTCCAGCCTTGCAGTAGGTATCCAATAAATGCTTCTGAATTCAAACTTCTCTCCCCCAGCTGTAAAACTAACCCAGGCTCTCGGTTCTGCATCTGAACCACCAGGGAGTCTATatagaaatgcagattctcaaCACTCGTCCTAGACTTTGAATAAGAATTAGATGGGAGAGTGAGAGGCAGGAAAGAGGTTACTTTTAACAGAGGACCTGGGAGATTTGGTGGGTGGTCattttgggaaagcagtgcataCACTGGGATCTTTATGTAAAAGCTCTGAAAATTACATCCATGCCGGGACTTCAAAGAGTCCAGGGAAAATGAATATTGGGAAAAAGcaatgcatggacttcaaaaattatcttttagtgccatttttctacaaactttctgaagctcccTTGTATTATTGATCTGTATTCAGCAATCAGGAAAAACGTTTTTCACCCAACAAGAGAAGTGAGGAGGTACGGTGAGGGGAACCGGGGCTCTGTGGGCAAACTGTTCAAAATTTCTAGTCCCCTGCTGAGCATCCCAAAGGCTCCAGGATCTGGGTATTGTGGGCTGAAGAGCGGGAGACGGAGCCCTAATTCAACCTGAAACTTTATCTAAACTGAAGCACAAAGCAATtgattcaggggaaaaaaaatattatttgaattatttgatGAGGCACTAGCTGGATGACCTCGATTAGGTTATAAGTTACCGACCGCCCAAACCCTAATTTCCTGGTTGTTCAAACCCCGATAAGAATATTTACCCTCCTCTCGGGATTGCGGCTGGAATTACATGAGACAAAACGTGCAAGACACCAACACAAGAGCCTGCGTGAACGCAcgtcctttcctttcctttcctcacGGCGTGCACTTCCAGAGTTCTCTCTGGAGACAGTGCCAGTGTCCTTACCACGGTCCGCGAGAAGTCGAAGCATGTTCCCACGGACACCCAGCTCCTTGACGTAGCACAAGTCCTGGGCGACCCCGGCGGCTGCTTCTGCCTCTCGGTCCTGGACAATCTTCTTCAAGATGGAAGGCACGGGTTGGAACTTCTCGGGTGAAGGCATCTTGTCTAAGCCCAGAAACTGCAGAAACAAATTTTCTTGAAAGTGGAATGTCTGGCCCAAGGCCagagttagcaggaagccgagAGCCAAGACTGACAGGGAAGGAGGCATGGCCCCGGAGGTGAGAGCAGGCTGGCAGGTCGGGCTGCAGGGAGCGCTGTCTCCAGACTACCCAGCAATTCAGGTGCTGCTCATTTATCTGATGTAAGATAATCAAGTGTGAATTGCTCTCTTCCCAGCTCCTCCAAGGCAATTGGATGTGAAAAGACtgattttttcccctctcttttcttACTCTACTCTTCCAGAAAAAAAGATCCACGCTGTGCTGGACATAAACTCTGCAACCATCTGAGGTTTGTCAACAGTAGACAGAATAGAAGGGAGACATGCATTTATTCATGTCATAAATGGTAAACATCTTTTATGGGCACTATGTTGAAACAGGTGCTAAGAACATAGTTATGAGTAATTCCTAATTTTGTAATTTATAGTCTATATTTCTACCAGACTGTAGCCACAGGGGAAGAGAACTCTTAGCAAAGAAGCTAATCTACACTCCCCATCTATTTTCAGTGCTAAAAGGAACTAAATTTCATTCACCTAACTTTGCCCTTGctgaataaaaaagtgaaaagtttTACTGGGTCAATTCTAGTTCAATCGCTTATTAACTGTATGGCACTGGACATGTATCCTTAACCAATGTTTGTTTTCTTGACTAACGAACACTACTTTGTGTGGGCATGTGATGAAATGGTGCATTTGCGGTGCTCATCAGTGTCTCCCACGTGATAAGCCCACCGAAGTCAGAGGACACGGTGTCAAGGGGTAAGCAAACATGTTCCAGGAGGACAAGCAGATGTTTGTGACTGAAGAAATGGGAAACACAATGAGGATTCTTGAGAAGTGTGGTGGCATCTATCCGTTCctggttttgatttctgttagttTTGTTTTGGTCCATCTGCTGGAAGATTTTCAAATACGACTGAAGAATTAGCTCGTCAGCAAAATAATTTTCAAGGTTTTTGAGAACAGAGATTTTTATCACTTTGCATTATTTTGTAACACCTATctttaaaaacttgtttttcctaaagggaaaacaaaatgttGTAACTAATCTGTCAATACTTATCATCTTCAGGGTAAAATCTAAACACTTCAGTGAGCATTTAAGAGCTTTCTTAGTCTGGAATCCATTCTTAGCCACTTTGACTTCCTGTTCTCCATCATCCTCAATGTTGATGTGCTAATGATACTAGTTCATCTGTGGTTCTTCCAggagttcacttttttttttttttttaagatttatgtatttatttgaaaggtagagttagttacagggtggggaggagagacagagagacagagaaaaagagagatatcttccatctgctggttcactccccaagtggccgcaacggccagagctgggtcaatctgaaggcaggagccaggagcttattctgtgtctcccacaagagtttggggacccaaagacttgggccatcctccactgatttcccaggccatagcagagagctggatcagaagtggagcaactggtactcaaactggcgcccacatgggatgccagcactgcaggtggtggctttactcattatgctatggcactggccccctaaaaGTTCATTCTATCTCAGAGTCTTTGCACAGACCAACTTCAAGTCCCCTTGTACTAGAAACAATTCCTTGACTCAACAAAATAGGTTTAGCTACTtccctcaccaccacccccgccAGCTTGAGTGGGCATCCATTGTACTGCTTATCACAGTGCACATTCTGTACAGTGCACACTCTGTCTGTACAGTGCACACTCTGTGTACCTCTGAGTGTGTTACTCTTTGGAGATCAAAACCATGTCTTTTCATCTACGTGTCTCCACTGTGTCTTTTCCTCAAAGTTCCTCTATTGCTGAGGAAAGCAGTACACATTCCACAAATATCTGTTCAATAAGAGAATGACTGACAGGACTGGCACTTCCTCTGAAGGTCTTACTCTTCTCGATAGCCAGGctttctcctttcccatttgtcCTGTCTCCTCCTGCTTGCATCATAGCTAATACTTTCATCTACAGAGGCCAGCATTgcggtgcaatgggttaagccactgtttgtgacacccgcatcccatgtcagaatgccagtttgagtcttccatactctactttcaatccagcttcctgctaatgcacctgcgaagggagtggaatatggctcaagtgcttgggtcccttccacccatgagggagacctggatggagttctggtcttccagctttgtcctggcccagacccaggcgttgcaaccatttgggatggACAATCTGTTTCTGTtgttccccctctctgtcactctgtctttcaaataaatgaataatctttaaaaaacaaaatgaaatcactgCTCAAGACACCTGTgtcttacatcagagtgcctggtccaagtcctggctctgcttcctatccaacttctggctaatgcacaccctggaaggcagcaggtgatggctcaagcactcgagtctttgccacccacatgggaaacccagactgagttccaggctcctggcttcagctgtgggcatttaggtaatgaatcagtggatgagccatctctctctctctctctctctctctctctctctctttctctctctctctttctctctttctctccctgccattcaaataaaatgataggaactaaagtaaaaaatttttaaattaatttacagTCTGTTTTCAGcaataaacataaattaaaattttgattttcttcttttgaccTTCCTGACTTAAAGTCAGAAATCAcactataggccggcgccgtggctcaataggctaatcctccaccttgcggcgccggcacaccgggttctagtcccggtcggggcgccggattctgtcccggttgcccctcttccaggccagctctctgctatggccagggagtgcagtggaggatggcccaggtgcttgggccctgcaccccatgggagaccaggaaaagcacctggctcctggctcctgccaggatcagcgcggtgcgccggctgcagcggcggccattggagggtgaaccaacggcaaaaaggaagacctttctctctctgtctctctctctcactgtccactctgcctgtcaaaaaaaaaaaaaaaaaaaaaaaagaaatcacactaTAGGGTTTAAATTCTCAGCCCATCACTGGTGAGTTATGTGATTGCGGGCAAGTCACTGATCTGTGGAGGGAGAATCAGATGTGCTCTGCTGAGGTGATCTGATGCGATGCGTACGCAGTGCTCAGGACAGTGTGTTCCAAAGTGCAAGCATGCAATGAAAGCCAGCtgctattattatcattattatttattaaaagagaATCTGaccaagggaaagagagaaatatttgagAATGCATGGTTGCCCACCACAGCAGAAAAAGCACCAAACTGCTAGTCAGGAGATGCGAGTTCATCACAGCTCCTCCCAGGGCTGTGTAACCTCAGGCCATTCACATCCAGGCACAGGAACTTTGTTACTAGAAGGATTTGAATGGCCTAAGATAGCAAAAAGTGCTAATTTTCCTTACTTGTAAAATCACAGggttggagccagcattgtggggcaacaggttaagccaccacttgcaatgccaacatcctctatcaggatgccggttcaagtcccagctgccccacttccaatccagctccctgctaatgcatctgggaaagcagaaagcacttgggtccctgcgtgttccacccatgtgggagacctggatggagttccaggcttcttgtTTTTAGCCTAGCCTAGCacctgccatggcagccattttgggaatgaaccagcagaaggaagattctctctctctctctctctctgtcatcctgtcaaatatataaatcttctaaaaaaaaaaaaatcgcagaGTTGACTctgattgcctttttttttttttttttttttttttttttttttttgacaggcagagtggacagtgagagagagagacagagagaaaggtcttcctttgccgttggttcaccttccaatggccgccgcggctggagcgctgtggccagcgcaccgcgctgatccgatggcaggagccaggtacttatcctggtctcccatggggtgcagggcccaagcacttgggccatcctccactaccttcccaggccacagcagagagctggcctggaagaggggcaaccgggacagaatctggcgccccgaccgggactagaacccggtgtgccactgccccaaggcggaggattagcctagtgagccgcggcgccggcctctgattGCCTTTTAAGGGTTCTAAAAACAGAAGCATCACAATCCTGGACTTCCAGCACAAATTAGAAGCAAACTTGAAGCAATATGGCTAGATAGTATAGAACAGTTCCAGAGTCATAGACTTAGACTAAAATCTTACTCTATCACTTGCTGGCTATAGGGTTCTGAACAAATTGTTTCTCTGGTCTTTGGTTTTCTAATCtgtgaaatgagaaaaatgctaGTCTGACAGAATTATTGTCatcataaacatgaaaaatacttcactagtaaaaaataaatgcaaattcctTTCCGCGCTACCCGGCCAGGGGTCCATACGGCGTTGTTTTTGATTCCCGGCGTAACTTAAGGGGAAGCTGTCACAATGTCCGGAGCCCTTGATGTCCTGCAAATGAAGGAGGAGGACGTCCTCAAGTTCCTTGCAGCAGGAACCCACCTAGGTGGCACCAACCTTGACTTCCAGATGGAACAGTACATCTACAAAAGGAAGAGTGAGGGCATCTACATCATCAATCTGAagaggacctgggagaagctgctgTTGGCGGCTcgtgctattgtggccattgaaaACCCTGCTGATGTCAGTGTGATATCCTCCAGGAACACtggccagagagctgtgctgAAGTTTGCTGCTGCCACTGGAGCTACTCCCATTGCTGGCCGCTTCACACCTGGAACCTTCACTAACCAGATCCAGGCAGCCTTCCGGGAGCCACGGCTTCTGGTGGTTACCGACCCTCGGGCTGACCACCAGCCTCTCACGGAGGCATCTTACGTGAACCTGCCTACCATTGCTCTGTGCAACACAGACTCGCCTCTGCGCTACGTGGACATCGCCATCCCGTGCAACAACAAGGGAGCCCATTCAGTGGGTCTGATGTGGTGGATGCTGGCCCGGGAGGTTCTGCGCATGCGTGGTACCATCTCCCGTGAACACCCCTGGGAGGTCATGCCTGATCTCTACTTCTACAGAGATCTtgaagagattgaaaaagaagagcaggcCGCCGCTGAAAAAGCTGTGACCAAGGAGGAGTTTCAGGGTGAATGGACGGCCCCAGCGCCCGAGTTCACTGCTACTCAGCCTGAGGTTGCTGACTGGTCCGAAGGCGTGCAGGTGCCCTCTGTGCCTATTCAGCAGTTCCCCACTGAGGACTGGAGTGCTCAGCCCGCCACTGAAGACTGGTCTGCAGCGCCCACTGCTCAGGCCACCGAGTGGGTGGGAACAACCACTGAGTGGTCTTAGGCTGCTTGTCACGGGCTCTCACGCAAACATGGAAATGAGGTTGACGGAAAATAAACATcagtttctacaaaaaaaaaaaataaatgcaaattaaaaatgaaatgtttattgaattatcaatattttaaaagagtagCTTGGATAGATGAGGaagcaaagaaatgaacagagcACTGGGTTATACATTAGTACAATTATCTAAAGGAGAAGTTTGCAATATATATTAGAATTTTGAGACTATTCATGTCTTTCTTATATAAGGCATCTAGAATAGTCAGATTTATGAGATAGGAAGTAGACTATTGTTTGCCAGACGTCTTGGGACAAGAGAATGAGGAGGCACTAGAATATGCCaccaaaaattaattttcagaaaaaatctGACATTTAAGAAATTGAGGGGACTAGCATTGAGGCTtagagggctaagcctctgcctgtggcgccagctcacatatgggcaccagctctagtcccagccacccgtcttccaatccagctctctgctatggcctgggaaagcaacagaagatggcccacatgggagacctggaagaagctcctggttcctgcctttggatcagcgcagctctggtagttgtggccatttggagagtgaatcagtgattgggagaccgttctctctgtctcttcatctctctgtctgtaattctgcctctcagataaaaaataaataaaaataatttttaaaaaataaattgggttgccggcgctgtggctcaacaggctaatcctctgccttgcggcgccggcacaccgggttctagtcccggtcggggcgctggattctgtcccagttgcccctcttccaggccagctctctgctatggccagggagtgcagtggaggatggcccaggtccttgggccctgcacccgcatgggagaccaggagaagcacctggctcctggcttcggatcagcgccatatgccggtcgcagcacgccggccgcggcggccattggaggtgaatcaacggcaaaaggaagacctttctctctgtctgtctctctcactgtccactctgcctgtcaaaaatcaaaaataaataaataaataaattggggcAGACATCTAAAGAAATGGTTGGAAGTTTTTAATTCCTTAGATGTATCTGACTATAAAgtattgtactttttaaaaatgtattttatgtatttgaaagacagagttaaagagatgggtagagcagggtgggagggggagataaggagagatggccacaatgactggagctaagccgaaatgaagccaggagccaggggcttcttccaggtctcccacacgggtgcaggggcccaaggacctgggccatcttccactgctttcccaggccatagcagagagctggatcggaagtgaagcagctgggactcaaactggtgcacatatgggatgccggcactgcaggcgacagcttggcatgctacaccacagtgctggccacagagtATTGTATTGTTAGAAatgtatttgaggggctggcattgtagtataacaggttaagctgtctcctgcaacgccggcatcccatacgggcaccagcttgagtcctggctgctccacttctgatccagctccctgctaatgctcctgggaaagcagcagaagatggtccaaatgcttggttccctgcgcccacatgagagaccctgatggagttctgggctgctggctggactttgtccagccccagctgttgcagccatctggggaatgaaccagaggatggaaggtctccctctctatctctccctctctctctgtaactctatctttcaaataaataaaataaatccttttaaaaaattaatttgagagacagagagacacaccaAGTGCCCATAAAAACCAGAACTGGGACAAGCTaaagcagaagctgggaactcaatccagatcttccatgtgggacccaacatgcatagctttttcataatacccacagtgagttaggctgctgcctgcagtgccggcatcccatatgggcactgatttgagccctggctgctctacttctcatccagccccctgctgatgcacctgggaaagtggtggaagatgactcaagtccctgagcccctgaacacatgtgggagacccagtagaagctcctggctcctggtatcagcctggcacagccctggctattgaaaccatttagggggtgaactagtggggtagaggatctctctctctctctctctctctctctctctctttctatgtaagtctacctttcaaataaaataaataagttcttttaaaaaaattccacgttctgaactttttgaagtccccttgtaaaTGTAGTGGAGAAACACAATTAATGTGGGATGCAAAGTATGGCGGAAGAAGCACGCTCCCTCATGCCTGGGTTACTCAGTGTTCATAGGTCCTgtttctcccagtctctctctcttccacagcAACCGCTTCCACTGACGGTATACTTATGAGGACCCAAGTCAAGCATTATGCAAAAGGGGGTTCAGCAGATGCCTGGAGCCAGTATATATTTGCTCAGAGAGATACAGGGGCAAGTGCACCCGGACGCAGCTGTCACCGCCACTTAGCCTGTGCAACAGCTATAGGTAGGGAGTTAAGAAGGCTAAAGAGCAAAGGACTGTCAACACCCAAGCCCTGTGCACCACCCAAATTCCGTCATATTCCATGGGGATTCAACAGGACTGAAGACTCAGCACACCTCCCTTTCCATCACACCTTCCCGGAGACCACCACCAGCACGGCAGCCCCACCCCAAATCCTGTCTTGTCTGGATCTTCAGACAGGCCACACCCTGAGTACCACCCTATCCTACAAGAGGATGCCTGCCACCTGGGTTGTGCCAAGTATCTCTCTTGAGGTTGTCTACACTCATGTTTGAGTGTGAAC
The DNA window shown above is from Oryctolagus cuniculus chromosome 9, mOryCun1.1, whole genome shotgun sequence and carries:
- the LOC138843853 gene encoding small ribosomal subunit protein uS2-like, whose amino-acid sequence is MSGALDVLQMKEEDVLKFLAAGTHLGGTNLDFQMEQYIYKRKSEGIYIINLKRTWEKLLLAARAIVAIENPADVSVISSRNTGQRAVLKFAAATGATPIAGRFTPGTFTNQIQAAFREPRLLVVTDPRADHQPLTEASYVNLPTIALCNTDSPLRYVDIAIPCNNKGAHSVGLMWWMLAREVLRMRGTISREHPWEVMPDLYFYRDLEEIEKEEQAAAEKAVTKEEFQGEWTAPAPEFTATQPEVADWSEGVQVPSVPIQQFPTEDWSAQPATEDWSAAPTAQATEWVGTTTEWS